A single region of the Streptomyces virginiae genome encodes:
- the orn gene encoding oligoribonuclease → MNDRMVWIDCEMTGLSLTDDALIEVAALVTDSELNVLGEGVDIVIRPPDAALETMPDVVREMHTASGLLDELAGGTTLADAEAQVLAYVREHVKEPRKAPLCGNSVGTDRGFLLRDMAALESYLHYRIVDVSSVKELARRWYPRAYFNSPPKNGNHRALADIKDSITELRYYREAVFVPQPGPDSDTARGIAAKHTAPGA, encoded by the coding sequence ATGAACGATCGCATGGTGTGGATCGACTGCGAGATGACCGGGCTCTCGTTGACGGACGACGCACTTATCGAGGTGGCCGCACTGGTCACCGACTCGGAGCTCAACGTGCTCGGCGAAGGCGTGGACATCGTGATCCGCCCGCCGGACGCCGCCCTGGAGACCATGCCCGATGTGGTCCGCGAGATGCACACCGCCTCCGGCCTGCTCGACGAGCTGGCCGGCGGGACCACCCTCGCGGACGCCGAGGCCCAGGTCCTGGCCTACGTGCGGGAGCACGTGAAGGAACCCCGCAAGGCGCCGCTCTGCGGAAACTCGGTCGGCACCGACCGCGGCTTCCTGCTGCGCGACATGGCCGCACTGGAGAGCTACCTGCACTACCGGATCGTGGACGTGTCCTCGGTCAAGGAGCTGGCGCGCCGCTGGTACCCGCGGGCGTACTTCAACAGCCCGCCGAAGAACGGCAACCACCGGGCGCTGGCGGACATCAAGGACTCCATCACCGAGCTGCGCTACTACCGGGAAGCGGTCTTCGTGCCGCAGCCCGGGCCCGACTCGGACACGGCCCGCGGCATCGCGGCCAAGCACACGGCGCCGGGCGCGTAG
- a CDS encoding GH1 family beta-glucosidase, translated as MTHTNTNVEAGGADPHTDAGARELRFPDGFLWGTATAAFQIEGAASLRGPSIWDTFCRTPGKVHGGDTGDVAVDHHRLWREDVRLMASLGLGAYRFSVSWPRVLAGGIGFYDALVDELLSYGIRPCVTLYHWDLPQELESAGGWPERETAYAFARYAEQVTAALADRVDLWTTLNEPWCSAFLGYASGVHAPGRTSPADSLRAAHHLNLAHGLAAATLPAGARAGIALNPSAVRPLTGSAADADAARRIDALANRVFTGPLLHGAYPQDLLADTASVTDWSFVRHGDEALIHQPLDFLGVNYYTPAVVSAAPDGAGPRADGHGATAHSPWPAADSVAFHQPPGERTDMGWSIDPTGLYDLLMGFTREAPGLPLLVTENGAAYAPDLHDPQRIGYLEAHLSSVHRALADGAPVEGYFLWSLMDNFEWSYGYSKRFGIVQVDYETQARTPRSSAHWYARLARKGSFLTYGEETGLDGLG; from the coding sequence ATGACGCACACGAACACGAACGTCGAAGCCGGCGGCGCGGACCCGCACACGGACGCCGGCGCGCGGGAACTGCGCTTCCCCGACGGGTTCCTGTGGGGAACGGCCACGGCGGCCTTCCAGATCGAGGGGGCCGCGAGCCTGCGCGGGCCGTCCATCTGGGACACCTTCTGCCGTACGCCGGGCAAGGTGCACGGCGGCGACACGGGCGACGTCGCCGTCGACCACCACCGGCTGTGGCGGGAGGACGTCCGCCTGATGGCCTCGCTCGGGCTCGGCGCCTACCGGTTCTCGGTGTCCTGGCCACGGGTCCTCGCCGGCGGGATCGGCTTCTACGACGCACTGGTCGACGAGCTGCTCTCGTACGGGATCCGGCCCTGCGTGACCCTGTACCACTGGGACCTGCCGCAGGAGCTGGAGAGCGCGGGCGGTTGGCCCGAGCGGGAGACGGCCTATGCCTTCGCCCGGTACGCCGAGCAGGTCACGGCGGCGCTGGCCGACCGGGTGGACCTCTGGACCACCCTCAACGAGCCCTGGTGCAGCGCCTTCCTCGGCTACGCCTCGGGGGTGCACGCGCCCGGCCGCACCTCCCCCGCCGATTCGCTGCGCGCCGCCCACCACCTCAACCTGGCCCACGGACTGGCCGCGGCGACCCTGCCGGCCGGGGCCCGGGCCGGTATCGCGCTCAACCCCAGCGCGGTGCGGCCGCTGACCGGCTCGGCGGCCGACGCGGACGCGGCCCGCCGGATCGACGCGCTGGCCAACCGGGTGTTCACCGGCCCGCTGCTGCACGGGGCCTACCCGCAGGACCTGCTCGCGGACACCGCCTCCGTGACGGACTGGTCCTTCGTCCGCCACGGCGACGAGGCGCTGATCCACCAGCCGCTGGACTTCCTGGGGGTGAACTACTACACCCCGGCGGTGGTCTCGGCCGCCCCCGACGGGGCCGGCCCGCGCGCCGACGGGCACGGGGCCACGGCGCACTCCCCCTGGCCCGCGGCGGATTCGGTCGCCTTCCACCAACCTCCGGGCGAGCGGACCGACATGGGCTGGTCGATCGACCCCACCGGCCTGTACGACCTGCTGATGGGCTTCACCCGGGAGGCGCCCGGGCTGCCGTTGCTGGTCACCGAGAACGGCGCCGCGTACGCCCCGGACCTGCACGACCCGCAGCGCATCGGCTATCTGGAGGCCCATCTCTCCTCCGTCCACCGCGCCTTGGCGGACGGCGCCCCGGTGGAGGGCTACTTCCTGTGGTCGCTGATGGACAACTTCGAGTGGTCCTACGGGTACAGCAAGCGCTTCGGCATCGTGCAGGTCGACTACGAGACCCAGGCCCGCACCCCCCGCTCCAGCGCCCACTGGTACGCCCGCCTGGCCCGCAAGGGGAGCTTCCTCACCTACGGGGAGGAGACCGGCCTGGACGGGTTGGGCTAG
- a CDS encoding helix-turn-helix domain-containing protein, with the protein MSQDSTAVVTADAGRKLAGRRRREIVAVLLFSGGPIFESSIPLSVFGIDRQDAGVPRYRLLVCAGEDGPLRTTGGLELTAPYGLEAIARAGTVVVPAWRSITSPPPPEALDALRLAHEEGARIVGLCTGAFVLAAAGLLDGRPATTHWMYAPTLAKRYPSVHVDPRELFVDDGDVLTSAGTAAGIDLCLHIVRTDHGSEAAGALARRLVVPPRRTGGQERYLDRSLPEEIGADPLAEVVAWALEHLHEQFDVETLAARAYMSRRTFDRRFRSLTGSAPLQWLITQRVLQAQRLLETSDYSVDEVAGRCGFRSPVALRGHFRRQLGSSPAAYRSAYRARRPQADVAQVAEINAGPVPHQRTPQPHRAAAALAASGPTVTELYAPGRVMREHA; encoded by the coding sequence ATGAGCCAGGATTCCACCGCCGTCGTCACAGCAGACGCCGGCCGGAAGCTCGCGGGGCGTCGCCGCAGGGAGATCGTCGCGGTGCTGCTCTTCAGCGGCGGACCGATCTTCGAGAGCTCCATTCCACTTTCCGTGTTCGGCATTGACCGGCAGGACGCGGGAGTTCCACGCTATCGATTGCTCGTGTGCGCCGGTGAGGACGGTCCGCTCAGGACCACCGGCGGACTCGAACTGACCGCGCCGTACGGGTTGGAGGCGATCGCCCGGGCAGGAACGGTCGTCGTTCCCGCCTGGCGCTCCATCACTTCACCGCCGCCGCCCGAGGCGCTCGACGCACTGCGTCTGGCGCACGAGGAGGGGGCCCGGATCGTCGGACTGTGCACGGGAGCCTTCGTGCTCGCCGCCGCCGGTCTGCTGGACGGCCGGCCCGCGACGACGCACTGGATGTACGCGCCGACGCTGGCCAAGCGGTACCCGTCCGTCCATGTCGATCCGCGCGAACTGTTCGTCGACGACGGCGACGTGCTCACGTCCGCCGGCACGGCGGCCGGAATCGACCTGTGCCTGCACATCGTGCGCACGGACCACGGCAGCGAGGCGGCCGGGGCCCTGGCCCGCAGGCTCGTCGTGCCGCCGCGCCGGACCGGCGGCCAGGAACGCTATCTCGACCGGTCGCTGCCGGAGGAGATCGGCGCCGACCCGCTGGCCGAGGTCGTCGCCTGGGCACTGGAACACCTCCACGAGCAGTTCGACGTGGAGACGCTGGCCGCCCGCGCCTACATGAGCAGGCGCACCTTCGACCGGCGGTTCCGCTCGCTCACGGGCAGCGCCCCGCTCCAGTGGCTGATCACCCAGCGGGTGCTCCAGGCACAGCGGCTGCTGGAGACCTCCGACTACTCGGTCGACGAGGTCGCCGGACGCTGCGGGTTCCGCTCGCCGGTCGCGCTGCGGGGTCACTTCCGGCGGCAGCTGGGGTCCTCCCCGGCCGCCTACCGCTCCGCCTACCGGGCACGCCGGCCGCAGGCCGACGTGGCACAGGTGGCCGAGATCAACGCGGGTCCGGTTCCGCACCAGCGCACTCCGCAGCCCCACCGGGCGGCGGCGGCACTGGCCGCGTCGGGTCCCACGGTGACGGAGCTCTATGCTCCGGGCCGGGTCATGCGGGAACACGCCTGA
- a CDS encoding DUF5993 family protein, which produces MDTLIFGGLLATLVALYRGASRTVVLGAWWAVLIAVTLLTAHHITSGLALKLSY; this is translated from the coding sequence ATGGACACCCTCATCTTCGGCGGGCTCCTCGCCACGCTGGTCGCCCTGTACCGGGGCGCGTCCCGGACCGTCGTGCTCGGTGCGTGGTGGGCGGTGCTGATCGCCGTCACCCTGCTGACGGCCCACCACATCACCAGCGGTCTCGCGCTGAAGCTGAGCTACTGA
- a CDS encoding disulfide bond formation protein B, giving the protein MAATMHSLVPDAPPESGLLGRAQYWFACFFAFGWTCVVLGGLYHQFGLGQIPCPLCVAQRMFMVLAALGAAYIIRAALISGTVTARVYMTGWGMSLVAAIGGSFASWRQTTLHILPGAKGYGSEVFGLHLYVWAWILFQLSVVGVGVALAFAHVTADRAVPAVRPGALRTAGMCALWFLGMVIAVDLLAVFLEEGLHWFLPDAPDRYRFFYDLGILG; this is encoded by the coding sequence GTGGCCGCGACGATGCACAGCCTCGTGCCGGACGCCCCGCCGGAGAGCGGTCTGCTGGGCCGGGCCCAGTACTGGTTCGCCTGCTTCTTCGCCTTCGGCTGGACGTGTGTCGTCCTGGGCGGCCTCTACCACCAGTTCGGGCTGGGGCAGATCCCGTGCCCGCTGTGCGTCGCGCAGCGGATGTTCATGGTGCTGGCGGCCCTGGGCGCGGCGTACATCATCCGCGCGGCGCTGATCAGCGGCACCGTGACGGCCCGCGTCTACATGACGGGCTGGGGGATGTCGCTGGTCGCGGCGATCGGGGGCTCCTTCGCGTCCTGGCGGCAGACCACGCTGCACATCCTGCCGGGGGCCAAGGGGTACGGGAGCGAGGTGTTCGGCCTGCACCTGTACGTGTGGGCGTGGATCCTCTTCCAGCTCTCGGTGGTCGGCGTCGGTGTCGCCCTGGCCTTCGCCCATGTGACGGCCGACCGTGCGGTCCCGGCGGTCCGGCCGGGGGCCCTGCGGACGGCGGGCATGTGCGCGCTGTGGTTCCTGGGCATGGTGATCGCGGTGGACCTGCTGGCGGTGTTCCTGGAGGAGGGCCTCCACTGGTTCCTCCCGGACGCCCCGGACCGGTACCGGTTCTTCTACGATCTCGGGATCCTGGGTTGA
- a CDS encoding LacI family DNA-binding transcriptional regulator gives MNGHGRSGGRPTLEEVAARAGVGRGTASRVINGSSKVSEHTRVAVEAAVAELGYVPNRAARALAANRTDAIALVIPEPEARFFAEPYFSEVVRGVGAELADTEVQLVLTLAGSDRERRRLAQYLSGHRVDGVLLVSVHAGDPLPELLAELGIPTVISGRRSAGETLPCVDSDNLAGAAEAVRHLLDRGRRTIATITGPLDVYGAQCRLDGYRQALAAAGRPVDERLIAVGDFTEEGGRRAMRELLERHPGLDAVFAASDVMAAGAGRELRAAGRRIPQDVALVGFDDSVVARHMDPPLTSVRQPIEEMGRTMTRMLLGRIAGEAGEAAAVLPNRLVVRESS, from the coding sequence ATGAACGGGCACGGGCGCAGTGGGGGACGACCGACCCTGGAGGAGGTCGCGGCGCGCGCCGGAGTCGGGCGCGGCACGGCCTCCCGGGTGATCAACGGATCCTCCAAGGTCAGCGAGCACACCAGGGTCGCCGTCGAGGCGGCCGTGGCCGAGCTGGGGTACGTACCGAACCGCGCCGCGCGGGCCCTCGCGGCCAACCGCACGGACGCCATCGCCCTGGTGATCCCCGAGCCCGAGGCCCGCTTCTTCGCCGAGCCCTACTTCTCCGAAGTGGTCCGCGGGGTCGGCGCCGAGCTCGCCGACACCGAGGTCCAGCTCGTCCTCACCCTGGCGGGCAGCGACCGGGAGCGCCGCCGCCTCGCCCAGTACCTGTCCGGGCACCGCGTCGACGGGGTGCTGCTCGTCTCCGTCCACGCCGGGGACCCGCTGCCGGAGCTGCTGGCCGAGCTGGGCATCCCGACGGTGATCAGCGGGCGCCGGTCCGCCGGCGAGACCCTGCCCTGCGTGGACTCCGACAACCTGGCGGGCGCTGCCGAGGCCGTACGCCACCTCCTCGACCGGGGTCGGCGCACCATCGCCACGATCACCGGCCCGCTGGACGTGTACGGGGCCCAGTGCCGCCTCGACGGCTACCGGCAGGCCCTGGCGGCCGCCGGTCGTCCCGTCGACGAGCGGTTGATCGCGGTCGGCGACTTCACCGAGGAGGGTGGCCGGCGGGCCATGCGCGAGCTGCTGGAGCGCCACCCCGGACTCGACGCGGTCTTCGCCGCCTCGGACGTCATGGCGGCGGGCGCCGGGCGGGAGCTGCGCGCGGCCGGCCGCCGGATTCCGCAGGACGTGGCGCTGGTCGGCTTCGACGACTCGGTGGTGGCCCGGCACATGGACCCGCCGCTGACCAGCGTGCGGCAGCCGATCGAGGAGATGGGGCGGACCATGACGCGGATGCTGCTGGGGAGGATCGCCGGGGAGGCGGGCGAGGCGGCAGCCGTGCTGCCGAACCGGCTGGTGGTTCGGGAGTCGTCCTGA
- a CDS encoding NADPH-dependent F420 reductase, whose protein sequence is MRFAVFGTGTVGRTVAAKLVSLGHDVRVGTRAPAATLARTEPAGTGAPVTPYAVWQAEHPRVGLATFAEAARSAEVLVNATGGRVSVDVLSSVGAEHLDGKVLIDLANPLDFSGGWPPVLDPGNSDSLGELLQRTFPGVRVVKTLNTMNCAVMVDPARVAGDHNVFLSGDDEEAKASVRELLRSFGWPEANILDLGGIGTARGVEMLLPIWLSLTGRLGHADFNFHVQGA, encoded by the coding sequence GTGCGCTTCGCAGTCTTCGGCACCGGCACGGTGGGTCGTACGGTGGCCGCAAAGCTCGTCTCCCTGGGGCACGACGTACGCGTGGGCACCCGGGCCCCCGCCGCCACACTGGCCCGGACCGAACCGGCCGGTACCGGAGCCCCGGTCACTCCGTACGCCGTCTGGCAGGCCGAGCATCCCCGGGTGGGGCTCGCGACCTTCGCGGAGGCCGCCCGCTCGGCCGAGGTCCTCGTCAACGCCACCGGTGGTCGGGTCAGCGTCGACGTGCTGAGCTCGGTGGGCGCCGAGCACCTGGACGGCAAGGTGCTCATCGACCTCGCCAACCCGCTGGACTTCTCGGGCGGGTGGCCGCCCGTGCTCGACCCGGGCAACAGCGACAGCCTGGGCGAGCTGCTCCAGCGGACCTTCCCGGGCGTGCGGGTGGTCAAGACCCTGAACACCATGAACTGCGCGGTGATGGTCGACCCGGCCCGGGTGGCCGGCGACCACAACGTCTTCCTGTCCGGGGACGACGAGGAGGCCAAGGCGAGCGTGCGCGAGCTGCTGCGCTCCTTCGGGTGGCCGGAGGCGAACATCCTCGACCTCGGCGGGATCGGGACCGCGCGGGGTGTGGAGATGCTGCTGCCGATCTGGTTGTCGCTGACGGGGCGGCTGGGGCACGCCGACTTCAACTTCCACGTCCAGGGCGCCTGA
- a CDS encoding carbohydrate ABC transporter permease, which yields MTDETAVLSPSAVGPERPAAEGGGRSRPGQVWRSRRYRWDLRWSPYAFVAPFFLFFAAFGLFPLLYTGWASLHQVELTDPDSMTWVGLRNFTRLWDDEFFWNALRNTVTIGLLSTVPQLAIALGLAHLLNYRLRGSAFFRVAVLTPYATSVAAATLVFVLLFGRDYGMVNWALSTVGFDAVDWQNGTFASQFAVSTIVIWRWTGYNALIYLAAMQAVPAELYESAALDGASRFQQFLHVTVPSLRPTIFFTCVVSTIGATQLFGEPLLFNGGAGATGGSDHQFQTLGLYLYEQGWVNLHLGRASAIAWAMFLILLLIAGAARLLRGRKETR from the coding sequence GTGACGGACGAGACGGCTGTCCTGTCCCCTTCCGCCGTCGGCCCGGAGCGGCCGGCGGCGGAAGGGGGCGGCCGGAGCCGGCCGGGCCAGGTGTGGCGCTCGCGCCGCTACCGCTGGGACCTGCGCTGGAGCCCGTACGCCTTCGTGGCGCCCTTCTTCCTCTTCTTCGCCGCCTTCGGACTGTTCCCGCTGCTCTACACGGGCTGGGCCTCGCTGCACCAGGTGGAGCTGACCGATCCCGACAGCATGACGTGGGTGGGGCTGCGCAACTTCACCCGGCTGTGGGACGACGAGTTCTTCTGGAACGCGCTCCGCAACACGGTGACCATCGGGTTGCTGTCCACGGTGCCGCAGCTGGCGATCGCGCTGGGCCTGGCCCATCTGCTCAACTACCGGCTGCGGGGCTCCGCCTTCTTCCGGGTCGCGGTGCTCACCCCGTACGCGACCTCGGTGGCGGCGGCCACGCTCGTCTTCGTGCTGCTCTTCGGCCGGGACTACGGGATGGTCAACTGGGCGCTGTCGACGGTCGGTTTCGACGCGGTCGACTGGCAGAACGGCACCTTCGCCTCCCAGTTCGCGGTCTCCACCATCGTGATCTGGCGGTGGACCGGCTACAACGCGCTGATCTACCTGGCGGCCATGCAGGCCGTGCCGGCGGAGCTGTACGAGTCCGCCGCGCTGGACGGGGCCTCGCGCTTCCAGCAGTTCCTGCACGTCACGGTGCCCTCGCTGCGGCCGACGATCTTCTTCACCTGTGTGGTGTCGACGATCGGGGCGACCCAACTGTTCGGCGAGCCGCTGCTGTTCAACGGCGGGGCGGGCGCGACGGGCGGCTCCGACCACCAGTTCCAGACGCTCGGGCTGTACCTGTACGAGCAGGGCTGGGTGAACCTGCACCTCGGGCGGGCCTCGGCGATCGCGTGGGCGATGTTCCTGATCCTGCTGCTGATCGCCGGGGCGGCGCGGCTGCTGCGCGGACGGAAGGAGACCCGATGA
- a CDS encoding carbohydrate ABC transporter permease has translation MRALRAGRLTYVVLALFTAGSLFPLVWTAIAASRSNTRLAQTPPPFWFGGNLGRNLQVAWTDANMGTALLNTVIVAGTVAAGTVFFSTLAGFAFAKLRFRGSRPLLALVIATMLIPPQLSVVPLYMLIAKLSWTDRLQAVILPTLVGAFGVFFMRQYLVHALPMELVEAARTDGASSLRVLWHVVFPAARPAMAVLGMLTFVMAWNDFFWPIVALTQNGSPTVQVALTGLGRGYIPDQSVIMAGALLGTLPLLLVFLVFGRQIVGGIMQGAVKG, from the coding sequence ATGAGGGCACTGCGCGCGGGCCGGCTCACGTACGTGGTGCTGGCCCTGTTCACGGCCGGCTCGCTCTTCCCCCTGGTGTGGACGGCGATCGCGGCCTCCCGGAGCAATACGCGACTGGCGCAGACCCCGCCGCCGTTCTGGTTCGGCGGGAATCTGGGACGCAACCTCCAGGTCGCGTGGACCGACGCCAACATGGGCACCGCCCTGCTGAACACGGTGATCGTGGCGGGCACGGTCGCCGCGGGCACCGTGTTCTTCTCCACCCTCGCCGGGTTCGCCTTCGCCAAGCTGCGCTTCCGCGGCAGTCGGCCGCTGCTGGCGCTGGTGATCGCGACGATGCTGATCCCGCCGCAGCTGAGCGTGGTGCCGCTGTACATGCTGATCGCGAAGCTGTCGTGGACCGACCGGCTCCAGGCGGTGATCCTGCCGACGCTGGTGGGTGCGTTCGGGGTCTTCTTCATGCGCCAGTACCTGGTGCACGCGCTGCCGATGGAGCTGGTGGAAGCGGCGCGCACGGACGGGGCGAGTTCGCTGCGGGTGCTGTGGCACGTGGTGTTCCCGGCCGCCCGGCCCGCGATGGCCGTGCTGGGGATGCTGACCTTCGTCATGGCCTGGAACGACTTCTTCTGGCCGATCGTCGCGCTGACGCAGAACGGCAGCCCGACGGTGCAGGTGGCTCTGACCGGACTGGGCCGGGGTTACATCCCCGACCAGTCGGTGATCATGGCGGGTGCGCTGCTGGGCACGCTCCCGCTGCTGCTGGTGTTCCTCGTCTTCGGCCGGCAGATCGTCGGCGGCATCATGCAAGGAGCGGTCAAGGGATGA
- a CDS encoding ABC transporter substrate-binding protein, whose amino-acid sequence MTVTALGAAALLLAGCAQDPEEDSGKGAPTSGASGGATTTLTVGVFGAFGLKEAGLYDEYMAQNPGIRIEQTSIERNENYYPQLLTHLGTGSGLADIQAVEVNNIAEITATQADKLVDLGKAPGVDKAAYLPWKWAQGTASAAKGGATVGLGTDIGPQGICYRKDLFEAAGLPSDRAAVGALWAGDWNKYLEVGRTYKAKAGEGKAFVDSASGVMAAVTGSSAQRFYDDQGKVVYKTNPAVRGAFDLAASFATDGLSAKLQQFTPAWDQGFSNGNFATISCPAWMLGYIQDKAGPAGKDKWDVAQAPKPSNWGGSFLVVPKAGKQAEAAAKLAAWLTAPAQQAKLFEKRGSFPSASAAYKLPTVSGAQHAYFGGAPIGEIFAKAAEAVPVAAVGPKDLVIAQNLADIGMLQVDQKGRSPQEGWEAAVKAIDNALDQ is encoded by the coding sequence ATGACCGTCACCGCGCTCGGGGCGGCCGCCCTGTTGCTCGCGGGGTGCGCCCAGGACCCCGAGGAGGACTCCGGGAAGGGCGCCCCGACCTCCGGCGCCTCCGGCGGCGCCACGACCACCCTCACCGTCGGCGTCTTCGGGGCCTTCGGCCTCAAGGAGGCCGGGCTCTACGACGAGTACATGGCGCAGAATCCCGGGATCCGCATCGAGCAGACCTCCATCGAGCGGAACGAGAACTACTACCCCCAGCTCCTCACCCACCTGGGCACGGGCAGCGGGCTCGCCGACATCCAGGCCGTCGAGGTCAACAACATCGCCGAGATCACCGCCACCCAGGCCGACAAGCTGGTGGACCTGGGCAAGGCCCCCGGCGTGGACAAGGCCGCCTACCTGCCCTGGAAGTGGGCCCAGGGCACGGCGAGCGCGGCCAAGGGCGGGGCCACGGTCGGCCTCGGTACGGACATCGGCCCGCAGGGCATCTGCTACCGCAAGGACCTCTTCGAGGCGGCCGGGCTGCCCAGCGACCGGGCGGCGGTCGGGGCGCTGTGGGCGGGCGACTGGAACAAGTACCTGGAGGTGGGCCGGACGTACAAGGCGAAGGCCGGCGAGGGGAAGGCCTTCGTGGACTCGGCGTCGGGTGTGATGGCGGCGGTGACCGGCAGCAGCGCCCAGCGGTTCTACGACGACCAGGGCAAGGTCGTCTACAAGACCAACCCGGCGGTGCGCGGGGCCTTCGACCTGGCGGCCTCCTTCGCCACCGACGGGCTGAGCGCCAAGCTGCAGCAGTTCACCCCGGCCTGGGACCAGGGCTTCTCCAACGGCAACTTCGCCACCATCTCCTGCCCGGCCTGGATGCTCGGCTACATCCAGGACAAGGCGGGCCCGGCGGGCAAGGACAAGTGGGACGTGGCGCAGGCGCCGAAGCCCAGCAACTGGGGCGGGTCCTTCCTGGTGGTGCCGAAGGCGGGCAAGCAGGCCGAGGCGGCCGCGAAGCTGGCGGCCTGGCTGACGGCCCCGGCGCAGCAGGCGAAGCTCTTCGAGAAGCGGGGAAGTTTCCCGAGCGCGAGCGCCGCGTACAAGCTGCCGACCGTGTCGGGCGCGCAGCACGCGTACTTCGGCGGCGCGCCGATCGGCGAGATCTTCGCGAAGGCGGCCGAGGCCGTGCCGGTGGCGGCGGTAGGCCCGAAGGACCTGGTGATCGCGCAGAACCTGGCGGACATCGGGATGCTCCAGGTCGACCAGAAGGGCCGCAGCCCGCAGGAGGGCTGGGAGGCCGCGGTGAAGGCGATCGACAACGCCTTGGACCAGTGA
- a CDS encoding TetR/AcrR family transcriptional regulator → MTDSKKVRRTSGKRERLATAAAQVLHAQGVAQTTLADIAQAAEVPVGNVYYYFKTKDDLVEAAIDAHAENLRAMIAALDELPTPADRLKALLAGWVERRELTARYGCPTGTLASELDKRADGLDRSIATVMRALLDWVEQQFRAMGHPDAREPAVALIASYQGISLLTNTFRDPDLMTVEARRLERWIDSLAESPTTGDDDARE, encoded by the coding sequence GTGACTGACTCAAAGAAGGTCCGGCGGACGTCCGGCAAGCGGGAGCGGCTGGCGACCGCCGCGGCGCAGGTCCTGCACGCCCAGGGCGTCGCCCAGACCACGCTCGCGGACATCGCCCAGGCGGCCGAGGTCCCGGTGGGCAACGTCTACTACTACTTCAAGACCAAGGACGATCTCGTCGAGGCCGCGATCGACGCGCACGCCGAGAACCTCCGGGCGATGATCGCCGCGCTCGACGAACTCCCCACCCCCGCCGACCGGTTGAAGGCCCTGCTGGCCGGCTGGGTCGAACGGCGCGAGCTCACCGCCAGGTACGGCTGCCCCACCGGCACCCTCGCCTCCGAACTCGACAAGCGCGCCGACGGACTCGACCGGTCGATCGCCACCGTCATGCGGGCCCTCCTCGACTGGGTCGAGCAGCAGTTCCGCGCGATGGGCCACCCCGACGCCCGCGAGCCGGCGGTCGCCCTGATCGCCTCCTACCAGGGCATCTCGCTGCTCACCAACACCTTCCGCGACCCTGACCTGATGACCGTCGAAGCCCGCCGCCTGGAACGCTGGATCGACTCCCTCGCCGAGAGCCCCACCACCGGAGACGACGATGCGCGCGAGTGA
- a CDS encoding SDR family oxidoreductase, which produces MIVVTGATGNVGQELVRILVDRGERVTAVSRRPAHMPEGARHHQGDLADPQSLGPALEGADALFLLVAGEDPRGILERAATAGIRRVVLLSSQGVGTRPEVYAHPARFEDAVRRSGLEWTILRSGGLDSNAYAWAESIRTHRTAAAPFGDVGLPTVDPADIAEVAAVALREPGHAGRTYELNGPAPVTPRERAEAIGAALGEPVRFVEQTREEARAQMLTFMPEPVVEGTLAILGEPLPAEQEPSPAVREILGRAPRPFADWAARSAPAFR; this is translated from the coding sequence ATGATCGTCGTCACGGGTGCGACCGGGAACGTGGGACAGGAACTCGTACGGATCCTCGTGGACCGAGGCGAGCGCGTCACCGCCGTCTCCCGACGGCCGGCGCACATGCCAGAAGGGGCCCGCCACCACCAGGGCGACCTCGCCGACCCGCAGAGCCTCGGCCCCGCGCTCGAAGGGGCCGACGCGCTGTTCCTGCTCGTCGCCGGCGAGGACCCGCGGGGCATCCTGGAGCGGGCCGCGACCGCGGGGATCCGCCGGGTCGTCCTGCTCTCGTCCCAGGGCGTCGGGACCCGCCCGGAGGTGTACGCCCACCCCGCGCGGTTCGAGGACGCCGTCCGCCGCAGCGGCCTGGAGTGGACGATCCTGCGCTCCGGCGGCCTCGACTCCAACGCCTACGCCTGGGCCGAGAGCATCCGTACCCACCGCACGGCCGCCGCGCCGTTCGGCGACGTCGGGCTCCCGACCGTCGACCCGGCCGACATCGCCGAGGTCGCGGCCGTGGCCCTGCGCGAGCCGGGCCACGCGGGCCGGACCTACGAGCTCAACGGGCCCGCCCCGGTCACCCCGAGGGAGCGGGCCGAGGCGATCGGCGCGGCCCTGGGCGAGCCCGTCCGCTTCGTCGAACAGACCCGGGAGGAGGCCCGCGCCCAGATGCTGACCTTCATGCCCGAGCCGGTCGTGGAGGGCACCCTCGCGATCCTCGGCGAACCCCTGCCCGCCGAACAGGAGCCGAGCCCCGCCGTGCGCGAGATCCTCGGCCGGGCGCCGCGCCCCTTCGCGGACTGGGCTGCCCGCTCGGCCCCGGCCTTCCGCTAG